A genomic segment from Candidatus Brocadia sinica JPN1 encodes:
- the rfbC gene encoding dTDP-4-dehydrorhamnose 3,5-epimerase gives MPFSFTKLEIPEVLVIEPKVFPDSRGVFAELYKYPDFSDCGITKHIVQINYSKSEKNVLRGLHYQKNPMAQGKIMRVISGEIFDVAVDIRQGSPSYGKWVGETLSSENMKMLYIPEGFAHGFCVLSDTAEITYQCTNTYSPENERGILWNDPDINIPWPVKNPLLSEKDVRFPLLKKADNNFRFA, from the coding sequence ATGCCTTTCTCTTTTACAAAACTGGAGATACCAGAGGTACTCGTAATCGAACCAAAGGTATTTCCCGATTCCCGGGGCGTTTTCGCGGAACTCTATAAATATCCCGATTTTTCAGACTGTGGTATAACAAAACACATCGTCCAGATCAACTACTCGAAGTCTGAAAAAAATGTGCTGAGAGGACTCCACTATCAGAAAAACCCCATGGCTCAAGGGAAGATCATGCGGGTAATATCCGGTGAGATTTTTGATGTTGCTGTAGATATACGGCAAGGGTCTCCCTCTTACGGAAAATGGGTGGGCGAAACATTATCATCGGAAAATATGAAAATGCTGTATATACCCGAAGGGTTTGCCCACGGATTTTGCGTGCTCTCTGATACAGCGGAAATTACCTATCAATGCACAAATACCTACTCTCCGGAAAATGAAAGGGGAATTCTCTGGAATGACCCTGATATAAATATACCATGGCCCGTAAAAAATCCGCTTTTATCTGAAAAAGACGTCCGGTTCCCTTTGCTGAAGAAGGCGGATAATAATTTTCGTTTTGCTTAG
- a CDS encoding SDR family oxidoreductase: MSLPSFLPLLITGVTGVPGYSAFQYFHAKYPNHVTAIRPVRYWPLRGEGIIPLDIEDRKGLAELMKKKRFRSVLHGAGSCALKSCEMNAVLAYRVNVQSVLNVLEMIGGHEVRLVHLSTDLVFPGKPEGLYTEEDPVSPVTMYGKTMAIAEEVVLLRYPSAAIFRISLPMGVSVNGHAGAIDWILSRFKKNNPATLYFDEVRSPFYCEDFNRIMELTLGNEIKGIYHLGSHRHLSLYQIGQIVNKVGGYIPHLLKGCMRKEAGPMPPRAGNVTMSNRKLIHALGADPFRKWPYLEDHVPDGKDWHHHRPSHMVFHSEQIHTCLYRIPIAC, translated from the coding sequence ATGTCTTTACCCTCTTTTTTACCACTTTTAATTACCGGTGTGACCGGGGTGCCCGGTTATAGCGCCTTTCAGTATTTTCATGCAAAGTACCCAAACCACGTTACGGCTATCCGTCCCGTCCGATACTGGCCGCTAAGAGGAGAAGGTATTATTCCTCTGGATATAGAAGACCGTAAAGGACTTGCGGAATTGATGAAAAAGAAACGGTTCAGGTCTGTTTTGCATGGAGCAGGTTCCTGCGCCTTAAAATCCTGTGAGATGAATGCCGTGCTGGCCTATCGTGTGAATGTGCAGTCGGTCTTAAATGTACTGGAAATGATCGGGGGGCATGAAGTTCGGCTGGTTCATCTCTCTACAGATTTAGTATTCCCGGGAAAACCGGAAGGATTATACACGGAAGAGGATCCCGTATCCCCCGTCACGATGTATGGCAAGACTATGGCCATCGCCGAGGAAGTTGTTCTGCTCAGGTATCCGTCTGCGGCAATTTTCCGGATATCGCTGCCCATGGGGGTCAGCGTAAACGGACATGCCGGGGCCATTGATTGGATACTGTCCCGGTTTAAAAAAAATAATCCAGCCACGTTATATTTTGATGAAGTACGGTCGCCTTTCTATTGTGAAGATTTCAATAGGATTATGGAGCTAACCCTGGGAAACGAAATCAAGGGCATTTATCATCTCGGTTCGCACCGGCATCTCAGTCTTTATCAGATCGGACAAATTGTAAACAAGGTCGGCGGTTATATCCCACACCTTCTGAAAGGGTGCATGCGGAAAGAGGCCGGCCCAATGCCCCCGAGGGCAGGAAATGTAACGATGAGCAACCGGAAACTCATCCATGCTTTGGGGGCAGACCCATTCCGCAAGTGGCCTTACCTTGAAGACCATGTCCCTGACGGAAAAGACTGGCATCATCACCGCCCTTCCCATATGGTTTTCCATTCGGAACAAATTCATACATGTCTCTACCGAATCCCCATTGCCTGTTGA
- a CDS encoding DUF433 domain-containing protein → MRDEQLLERITTNPKIMVGKPVIRGTRLTVEYILNLLAHGATVEEILQEYKGLMREDIQACILFATKALENTTFMPLIMESA, encoded by the coding sequence ATGAGAGACGAACAACTGCTAGAACGGATTACGACGAATCCCAAAATTATGGTTGGAAAGCCTGTTATACGGGGAACACGTCTGACGGTCGAATACATTCTGAATCTGCTGGCGCACGGGGCAACGGTGGAGGAAATCCTCCAGGAGTATAAAGGTCTTATGCGAGAAGACATTCAAGCCTGTATTTTATTTGCTACCAAGGCGCTGGAAAATACCACGTTTATGCCGTTAATCATGGAGTCGGCGTAG
- the dndC gene encoding DNA phosphorothioation system sulfurtransferase DndC, with translation MPDQNLVAFNPKHIQEEIIDQYFAKDNNRPWIVGFSGGKDSTMLLQLVWYALKTIPVESRTRKIYVVCNNTLVENPKILEYTEKILDKIQKAAVEQSLPITVHRTAPKLEDTFWVNLIGRGYPAPNNVFRWCTERMKINPTTQFILEKISEENEVIILLGTRSEESARRAKSIKKFEIQGQRLGKHILPSAYVYAPIKNVLTEELWQYLSQVPSPWGASNKELITLYRNANNGDCPLVIDNTTPPCGNSRFGCWVCTVVNKDNSMEALIENGEEWMEPLMELRDLLVTSRGSEEYREKRRRDGTEKEGILGPYKSWFRAFFLEKLFLAQKEIQQTQPNITLISYQELVAIQVTWYRDNIFNYKVSDIYNKVFGTNIVLNAGDDNLVREKELLKELCKENPKDFELINDLLALQKTKTILMNNRGLQNVLENRLEQFVRGKTG, from the coding sequence ATGCCAGATCAAAACTTAGTGGCTTTCAACCCAAAGCATATCCAAGAAGAAATTATTGACCAATATTTCGCAAAAGACAACAATCGGCCTTGGATTGTTGGGTTTAGTGGCGGAAAAGATTCTACCATGTTGCTACAGTTAGTATGGTATGCTTTAAAAACCATACCGGTAGAGTCGCGAACAAGGAAAATTTATGTTGTCTGCAACAATACATTAGTAGAAAATCCAAAAATTCTAGAATACACTGAAAAAATATTGGATAAAATCCAAAAGGCGGCTGTGGAGCAATCATTGCCAATAACTGTACATCGCACTGCCCCCAAACTTGAAGATACATTTTGGGTAAATTTGATAGGGAGAGGGTATCCGGCACCAAATAATGTTTTCAGATGGTGTACTGAAAGAATGAAAATCAACCCGACCACACAATTTATCCTTGAAAAGATTTCTGAAGAAAACGAAGTAATAATTCTCTTGGGAACAAGGAGTGAGGAGAGTGCCCGAAGGGCAAAGAGTATAAAGAAATTTGAGATTCAGGGACAAAGATTAGGAAAACACATTTTGCCTAGTGCATATGTTTATGCGCCCATCAAGAATGTGCTAACGGAAGAACTTTGGCAGTACCTTTCGCAAGTTCCTTCACCCTGGGGAGCTTCAAATAAGGAATTAATTACTCTTTACAGAAATGCTAATAATGGTGATTGCCCACTCGTAATTGATAATACCACTCCGCCCTGTGGCAATAGTCGTTTTGGTTGTTGGGTTTGTACCGTTGTTAATAAGGACAATTCAATGGAAGCCTTGATTGAAAATGGCGAAGAATGGATGGAGCCTTTGATGGAACTTCGTGATTTATTGGTTACCTCACGGGGCAGCGAAGAATACCGTGAAAAAAGAAGGCGGGACGGTACAGAGAAAGAAGGTATTTTGGGACCGTACAAATCTTGGTTCAGGGCATTCTTCTTAGAAAAACTATTCCTTGCTCAAAAAGAAATCCAACAGACGCAACCGAATATTACCTTAATAAGCTATCAGGAATTAGTGGCTATCCAAGTTACGTGGTATAGAGATAATATTTTTAACTATAAAGTATCTGATATTTACAACAAGGTGTTCGGAACCAATATTGTCCTGAATGCGGGCGATGACAATTTAGTAAGAGAAAAAGAATTGCTGAAAGAGTTATGTAAGGAAAACCCTAAAGATTTTGAATTAATCAATGACTTGCTTGCGTTGCAAAAGACAAAAACAATTTTAATGAACAACAGAGGATTACAAAATGTACTGGAAAACCGGCTTGAACAATTTGTTCGGGGAAAAACGGGCTAA
- a CDS encoding AAA family ATPase: MFVDKIILEDFRIYYDYHELNFSKSSKKNVFIISGSNGFGKTTLLNSLVWCLYGKLMVDVDEKFRKEIYESGGYKHFAIENLNKLARENGKLSYQVSITLSDIIIPSLPCKEVKITRTFDVEKGEDSVEVLVDGMENELTREVGQEIFINDFILPKEIAKFFFFDAEKIVSLAEIKSIDDKRNLSKAYSEVLGIKKYEDLKTNLEDLRIRFKRNSASEKDRNKFEELQKEITQFKNVIQECERQITILQEEKASKKRSSEQYQEKLIREGNTITVEELNDLKKLKVKLTEEADAIKAKLTELLDLIPFANDEYCSEFIGVRIKRFFSDQLAA; this comes from the coding sequence ATGTTTGTTGATAAAATTATTTTGGAAGATTTCCGTATTTACTATGATTATCATGAATTAAATTTTTCTAAGAGCAGCAAAAAGAATGTTTTTATTATATCCGGGAGCAATGGTTTCGGGAAGACTACACTTCTCAATTCGTTAGTTTGGTGTCTCTATGGCAAGTTGATGGTGGACGTAGATGAAAAGTTTAGAAAAGAAATATATGAATCCGGTGGATATAAACATTTTGCCATTGAAAATTTAAACAAGCTTGCACGAGAGAACGGAAAACTTTCTTATCAGGTTTCCATAACATTATCAGATATTATTATTCCTTCTTTGCCCTGTAAAGAAGTTAAAATTACAAGAACTTTTGACGTTGAAAAGGGTGAAGATTCTGTGGAGGTTTTAGTAGATGGAATGGAAAATGAGCTTACACGGGAGGTCGGACAAGAAATCTTTATCAACGATTTTATTCTCCCGAAAGAAATTGCCAAATTCTTTTTCTTCGATGCTGAAAAAATTGTGTCCCTTGCAGAAATAAAGTCCATTGATGACAAACGCAATCTCAGCAAGGCATATTCGGAAGTATTAGGGATAAAGAAGTATGAAGATTTGAAAACTAATTTAGAGGATTTAAGGATCCGCTTTAAACGAAACTCAGCTTCTGAAAAAGACAGAAATAAATTTGAAGAACTCCAAAAAGAAATAACACAATTCAAAAACGTAATTCAGGAATGCGAAAGACAGATTACGATATTACAGGAGGAAAAGGCCTCTAAAAAACGATCATCGGAACAGTATCAGGAAAAACTTATTCGTGAAGGAAATACCATCACGGTTGAAGAATTAAACGACCTTAAAAAACTAAAGGTGAAACTTACAGAGGAAGCGGATGCAATCAAAGCGAAACTAACAGAACTGTTGGACCTTATTCCTTTTGCCAATGATGAATATTGTTCCGAGTTTATTGGAGTAAGAATCAAACGATTTTTCTCGGATCAACTTGCTGCTTAA
- a CDS encoding HNH endonuclease, producing the protein MKDKIKKLSYYINAFQKLRRDYKKGGAPHKPILLLSIIQAYENNLIASNKIYITPELVGFFKSNWATLVKTDHDLTFALPFYHMNSELFWRIIPNAGCEKWIEAKGSMRSFKNLNTAVAYAEIDSELFELLKGKENREILRQTLLDKYFPDTKGSYTSHNENDYLNNLTSEILEEESAEYRKHVQELKKKLDEENYQEEIYLRGGIFKREIPKIYNNTCCISEFRVDATISISMIDACHIIPFSESYDDTIKNGIALCPNLHRAFDRGLISIDDNYKVIVSKKFIESKSSYLLRQFEGKMILLPTEKKFHPSIENLSQHRNYHKDNLS; encoded by the coding sequence GTGAAAGATAAAATCAAAAAGTTATCCTATTATATAAACGCTTTTCAAAAGCTAAGAAGGGATTATAAAAAGGGAGGTGCTCCCCATAAACCTATCTTGCTTTTAAGCATCATTCAAGCATATGAAAATAATCTGATTGCAAGTAATAAAATTTACATTACTCCAGAATTGGTTGGCTTCTTCAAAAGCAATTGGGCTACTTTAGTAAAAACCGACCACGATTTAACATTTGCACTTCCGTTTTATCATATGAATTCTGAACTTTTTTGGAGAATTATTCCAAATGCCGGGTGTGAAAAATGGATAGAAGCTAAAGGCTCAATGAGAAGTTTCAAAAATTTAAACACTGCGGTTGCATATGCCGAAATTGATTCTGAATTATTTGAATTACTTAAAGGAAAAGAAAACAGAGAGATTTTAAGACAAACTTTATTGGACAAATATTTTCCAGACACGAAAGGTAGTTACACGAGTCACAATGAAAACGATTACCTAAACAATTTAACAAGTGAAATTTTGGAAGAGGAATCAGCAGAATATCGTAAGCATGTTCAAGAGTTGAAAAAGAAGTTGGATGAAGAGAACTATCAAGAAGAGATTTATTTAAGAGGAGGTATCTTTAAAAGAGAGATACCAAAAATTTATAACAACACCTGTTGTATTTCTGAATTTAGGGTGGATGCAACTATTAGTATCTCAATGATTGATGCGTGTCATATCATCCCATTTAGTGAAAGTTATGATGACACAATAAAAAATGGGATTGCTTTGTGTCCTAATCTACATAGGGCATTTGACAGAGGGCTAATTTCAATTGATGATAATTACAAAGTAATTGTTTCAAAGAAATTTATAGAAAGCAAAAGCAGTTATTTATTACGACAATTTGAAGGTAAAATGATTTTATTACCTACAGAAAAGAAATTTCATCCCAGCATTGAAAATCTTTCTCAACACAGAAATTACCACAAGGATAACTTATCATAA
- a CDS encoding IS3 family transposase (programmed frameshift) yields MERKQYNGEFKARVAIEAIKGEKTANELAGQYGVHPTQIAQWKKQVIEEIPRIFSLKKVQDARKEDELRASLYQQIGQLKVELDWLKKKVLGSTVEERKRLIEPENEEISVSRQCELLGISRSVFYYKAIGESAYNLQLMNLIDEYYTGYPFYGVRRLTAWLRKEGHEVNPKRVKRLMRKMGLYAIYPKPWLSKGGEGHKKYPYLLRGLSIEYPDHVWCADITYIRLNQGYVYLMAIMDWYSRYVLSWETSITLDVGFCLEALDRAIRKGCPEIFNTDQGSQFTSNAFTGKLEGAGVKISMDGRGRVFDNIFIERLWRSIKYEEVYLKDYKTVREAVDGLRRYFDFYNNERLHQSLEYRAPATLYCSNKKARKGEMVNTLELTG; encoded by the exons GTGGAGAGGAAGCAATATAATGGGGAATTTAAGGCGAGAGTAGCGATAGAAGCGATAAAGGGGGAGAAGACTGCAAACGAGCTAGCAGGGCAATATGGGGTACACCCAACGCAGATAGCACAGTGGAAGAAGCAGGTAATAGAAGAGATACCGAGGATATTTTCGCTGAAGAAGGTGCAAGATGCCAGAAAGGAGGATGAATTGCGTGCGTCGTTGTACCAGCAGATAGGGCAATTGAAGGTTGAACTGGATTGGCTGAAAAAAAAAGT GTTGGGATCAACGGTTGAGGAAAGGAAGAGGTTAATAGAGCCAGAAAATGAGGAGATAAGTGTAAGTCGGCAGTGTGAGTTACTGGGGATATCCCGTTCAGTCTTTTATTATAAGGCGATTGGTGAGAGTGCATATAATCTTCAATTGATGAACCTGATAGATGAGTATTATACGGGGTATCCGTTTTATGGGGTAAGGCGGTTGACGGCATGGTTAAGAAAGGAAGGGCATGAGGTAAACCCTAAGAGGGTAAAACGGTTAATGAGGAAGATGGGATTATATGCGATCTATCCGAAGCCTTGGCTAAGTAAAGGAGGTGAAGGACACAAGAAATACCCATATTTACTCAGAGGATTGAGTATAGAGTATCCAGATCACGTGTGGTGTGCGGATATAACGTACATACGGCTCAATCAGGGGTATGTATATCTCATGGCAATAATGGACTGGTATAGTCGGTATGTGCTGTCGTGGGAGACATCAATAACCCTGGATGTGGGATTTTGTCTGGAAGCATTAGACAGGGCAATAAGGAAGGGATGCCCTGAGATATTTAACACGGACCAGGGATCGCAGTTTACGAGCAATGCGTTTACTGGGAAATTAGAGGGAGCCGGGGTAAAGATCAGCATGGATGGAAGGGGACGAGTGTTTGATAACATTTTTATAGAGCGTTTGTGGAGGTCGATAAAATACGAGGAGGTGTATTTAAAAGACTATAAGACGGTAAGAGAGGCAGTGGATGGTTTAAGGAGGTATTTTGATTTTTATAACAACGAGAGATTACATCAGTCGCTTGAATACAGAGCGCCAGCAACGCTGTATTGTAGTAACAAAAAGGCACGGAAAGGAGAGATGGTAAATACTCTTGAACTGACCGGGTAA
- a CDS encoding cysteine desulfurase family protein yields MSKIIYLDNNATTKLDPRVLVAMMPFLTESYANAASIHPFGVEAHGAVKNARIMVADLIGCETSEIIFTSSATEAINLAIKGVAETYKDKGKHIVTVATEHPAVLDTCRYLEGKGFEIAYLPVRSDGLLDLDIVRKSIREDTILVSVMLVNNEIGVVQPIKEIAEITHSKGTFFMTDGTQAVGKLPINVNALGIDLMSFSGHKFYGPKGIGALYIRCRQPNKVKLNPLIHGGGHEKGLRSGTLNVPGIVGLGKASEIAKQEMETDAKRIGELRDYLERELLKIPILYLLIK; encoded by the coding sequence ATGTCCAAAATCATCTATTTAGACAATAACGCCACAACTAAGCTTGACCCTCGTGTTTTAGTGGCAATGATGCCTTTTTTAACGGAGAGTTACGCCAATGCTGCCAGTATACACCCGTTTGGTGTTGAGGCACACGGGGCGGTTAAAAATGCAAGGATAATGGTGGCTGATTTAATTGGCTGTGAAACGAGTGAGATCATTTTTACTTCCAGCGCTACGGAAGCAATTAACCTTGCTATAAAAGGAGTAGCTGAAACCTATAAAGATAAAGGTAAACATATTGTAACAGTTGCTACAGAACATCCTGCCGTTTTGGATACCTGCCGATATTTGGAAGGTAAGGGTTTCGAGATTGCCTATCTTCCTGTACGATCTGATGGGCTGCTTGATTTAGATATAGTCAGGAAAAGTATTCGGGAGGATACCATTCTTGTTAGCGTGATGCTGGTTAATAACGAAATTGGGGTCGTACAGCCGATAAAGGAAATCGCCGAAATCACTCACTCCAAAGGGACATTTTTTATGACGGATGGAACACAGGCAGTGGGAAAACTTCCGATAAATGTAAATGCCCTTGGGATTGATTTAATGAGTTTTTCTGGTCATAAATTTTACGGACCAAAAGGAATTGGAGCTTTGTATATACGATGCAGACAACCAAATAAAGTAAAACTAAACCCGCTAATTCACGGTGGTGGACATGAAAAGGGCCTGAGAAGCGGCACACTGAATGTCCCTGGTATTGTCGGCTTAGGGAAAGCTTCTGAAATTGCCAAACAGGAAATGGAAACCGATGCAAAAAGGATTGGAGAACTCAGGGATTATTTGGAAAGGGAACTTTTGAAAATACCTATACTGTATTTACTTATAAAGTAA
- a CDS encoding DUF433 domain-containing protein encodes MKYQEIITIEPGKRCGKPCIRGMRITVYDVLSYLAAGMTTQEILKDFPYLTKEDIQACLSYAADRERQLLITQS; translated from the coding sequence ATGAAATATCAGGAAATAATAACAATCGAACCTGGCAAACGTTGCGGGAAACCGTGTATTCGCGGTATGCGCATTACGGTGTATGATGTATTGTCATATTTAGCGGCGGGAATGACCACACAAGAAATACTAAAAGATTTCCCTTACCTGACGAAGGAAGACATTCAGGCATGTTTGAGTTATGCTGCTGATCGTGAGCGTCAGTTATTGATAACGCAGTCATGA
- a CDS encoding DUF5615 family PIN-like protein — protein sequence MNLLFDQNLSPKLVESLADIFPNSTHVYLNGLDRATDNEVWRWAHEHGFTIVTKDADFNELSILQGFPPKIIWIKAGNCTTAQIERLIRTHYEAIQQMQNDPSVGILLLK from the coding sequence ATGAATCTCCTTTTCGACCAAAACCTATCGCCAAAATTGGTTGAAAGTCTTGCTGATATATTTCCAAATTCGACTCATGTATATTTGAATGGACTTGACCGTGCGACAGATAACGAAGTCTGGAGATGGGCGCATGAACATGGTTTTACCATTGTGACTAAAGATGCAGATTTTAATGAATTAAGTATTTTGCAAGGTTTCCCCCCTAAAATAATTTGGATTAAAGCGGGTAACTGTACTACTGCCCAAATTGAGAGATTAATACGAACACATTATGAAGCCATACAACAGATGCAAAACGATCCGAGTGTTGGAATTCTTTTGCTAAAATAG
- the lpxB gene encoding lipid-A-disaccharide synthase, which yields MANICKIFISAGESSGDIHGANLMRCLMKKNPSLKFYGLGKENMKRAGLHCLHDMSTKSLMWLHVLTELTTFLQMKRDCIRFFQQERPDAVILIDYCGFNFHLARAAKKLGIPVIYYICPQLWAHAPWRVKKMKKLVDKLIVVYPFEKPFYERAGIPVTYVGHPLFDEISKEGIDEGIVSELKKQRETIVSFLPGSRKQEIVRILPLLLQSAARIQQIIPSVKFLVSCSDEQHLDLVQTITRESGVNCKIMVGNVHEVIKASDLCIAGAGTITLQIAYYLKPMIIVYKISPFAYFIARPFLITPYIGLVNTLAQKMIVPELLMCRKNYAWLASQAIQLLNDPQKRLACIHELSLLMDKMGKPGASEHAAEEVLKLIWRA from the coding sequence ATGGCTAACATTTGCAAAATATTTATCAGTGCAGGCGAATCATCAGGAGATATCCATGGCGCAAACCTCATGCGCTGCCTGATGAAAAAAAACCCTTCTCTAAAATTTTACGGGCTCGGAAAAGAAAATATGAAACGGGCAGGTTTGCACTGCCTCCACGATATGTCTACAAAATCCTTAATGTGGCTCCATGTCTTAACGGAGTTAACAACCTTCCTGCAAATGAAAAGGGATTGCATCCGTTTCTTTCAGCAGGAAAGACCCGATGCCGTCATCCTGATCGACTACTGCGGTTTCAATTTCCATCTGGCCAGGGCGGCGAAAAAACTGGGGATTCCCGTTATTTATTATATTTGTCCCCAGCTCTGGGCACATGCGCCATGGCGTGTAAAAAAGATGAAGAAGCTGGTCGACAAACTGATAGTCGTTTATCCTTTTGAAAAACCCTTTTATGAACGTGCGGGTATTCCTGTTACTTACGTGGGGCATCCATTATTCGATGAGATTTCCAAAGAGGGCATTGACGAAGGCATTGTTTCGGAACTAAAAAAACAAAGGGAAACCATAGTCTCCTTTCTTCCAGGCAGTCGTAAACAGGAAATTGTTCGCATACTGCCGCTGTTACTGCAATCTGCGGCACGGATACAGCAAATAATCCCTTCCGTAAAATTTCTTGTCTCCTGCAGTGATGAACAACACCTTGATCTTGTGCAAACCATTACAAGAGAGTCTGGAGTCAATTGTAAGATTATGGTGGGAAACGTCCATGAAGTAATCAAGGCATCCGATCTTTGCATCGCCGGTGCAGGTACGATTACATTACAGATCGCTTACTATCTCAAACCGATGATTATTGTTTACAAAATATCTCCCTTCGCCTATTTCATAGCAAGGCCGTTTCTTATTACCCCTTACATCGGACTTGTGAATACACTCGCCCAAAAGATGATTGTTCCGGAACTCCTCATGTGCAGGAAGAATTACGCCTGGCTTGCCAGTCAAGCTATACAATTACTCAACGATCCTCAAAAAAGACTTGCTTGTATTCACGAGTTATCCCTGCTTATGGATAAGATGGGAAAGCCAGGGGCTTCTGAGCATGCAGCAGAAGAGGTATTAAAACTTATATGGAGAGCCTAA
- the tnpC gene encoding IS66 family transposase has translation MTIDNIDIEVTLQKVEKLLSEEKVLSPAMRSMVELLVVVITLLVGRLNRNSRNSSKPPSSDPNRKRESKAKGERKAGGQKGREGVTLKRVENPDKVEVIKVDQRKLPRGEYTVVGYEARQVFDMKISREVTEYRAEIVEDAEGNRFIAPFPEGITKAAQYGADLKAHAVYMSQYQLIPYKRIQEYFEEQMSMPVSEGSLYNFNQEAYEYLEIFEEKSKAELTKSEVLHVDETSINKNGDRYWLHSASNRQWTCFYPHEGRGTEAIDSIGILPQFRGILCHDHLKAYYTYPCTHALCNAHHLRELEGVWEEDNKQQWAKEMKALLEEINRATCDAGGMLGADESEKYRHRYRVILQNAEAESPPPDETNRKGKRGRVKRTKARNLLERLRKYEDDVLRFMDNKNVPFTNNLAENDIRMTKVQQKISGCFRSLEGARIFCRIRSYLSTCRKQGVNLRQALKMLFHGELPDFVRS, from the coding sequence TTGACGATAGACAATATAGACATAGAGGTAACGCTCCAAAAAGTAGAGAAGCTTCTTTCTGAAGAGAAAGTGCTGTCGCCAGCCATGAGGTCCATGGTAGAGTTATTGGTAGTAGTAATAACGCTGCTGGTTGGTCGTTTAAACCGTAACAGTCGCAACAGCAGTAAGCCTCCCTCAAGTGATCCGAATCGCAAGAGAGAAAGCAAGGCGAAGGGCGAGAGGAAGGCGGGTGGACAAAAGGGTCGTGAGGGGGTGACGCTGAAAAGGGTTGAGAACCCTGATAAGGTGGAAGTGATAAAAGTAGACCAAAGGAAGTTGCCGCGTGGGGAATATACGGTGGTGGGTTACGAAGCGCGCCAGGTGTTTGATATGAAGATTTCACGGGAGGTAACAGAGTATCGTGCAGAGATAGTTGAGGACGCGGAGGGGAACCGATTTATCGCGCCCTTTCCTGAAGGAATAACAAAGGCGGCGCAGTATGGGGCGGATTTGAAGGCGCATGCAGTATATATGTCACAGTATCAACTGATACCCTACAAGAGGATTCAGGAGTATTTTGAAGAGCAGATGTCGATGCCGGTGAGTGAAGGTTCCTTGTACAATTTTAATCAGGAAGCCTACGAATATCTGGAAATCTTTGAGGAGAAAAGCAAAGCAGAACTCACCAAGTCAGAGGTGTTGCATGTGGATGAAACGAGTATTAACAAGAACGGGGATAGATATTGGTTGCATAGCGCATCCAATAGGCAGTGGACATGTTTTTATCCTCACGAAGGGAGAGGGACAGAGGCAATAGATAGCATAGGAATATTGCCCCAATTTCGTGGGATTCTTTGTCACGACCATTTGAAGGCGTATTACACCTATCCCTGTACGCACGCGCTCTGTAATGCGCACCACCTGAGAGAATTAGAGGGTGTGTGGGAAGAGGACAATAAGCAGCAGTGGGCGAAAGAGATGAAGGCCTTGCTTGAAGAGATAAATCGTGCAACATGCGATGCCGGAGGAATGTTGGGCGCCGATGAGTCTGAAAAATATCGGCACAGGTACCGGGTGATATTGCAAAACGCAGAAGCCGAAAGCCCTCCCCCTGATGAAACAAACCGTAAGGGGAAAAGGGGGCGAGTGAAAAGGACAAAAGCCAGAAATCTTCTGGAACGATTACGAAAGTATGAGGATGATGTCCTGAGGTTTATGGACAATAAAAACGTCCCTTTTACGAATAATTTGGCTGAAAACGACATCAGGATGACAAAGGTTCAGCAGAAAATATCGGGCTGCTTTCGTTCTTTGGAGGGAGCCAGGATTTTTTGCCGCATTCGCAGCTACCTCTCAACTTGTCGAAAACAAGGGGTAAATTTGAGACAGGCATTAAAGATGCTATTTCATGGCGAATTGCCTGATTTTGTTCGCTCATAG